ATGAACACGAGATGAGGCCTGGCACGGCGGGTGCTGACGGCTACCTGTGGGAGGGACGCCCCCCATTTAGTGTGCATCTCGTGTTCCCAACCCCGTGCCATCCGCCGGCACGGTCTCTCCGAAGCAGCACGGCATCACCGAACGCACGGCCCCCATCTGCGTCCATCCGTGTCCATCTGTGGCTAATTAAGTCTTTCAGGTTTTATCTCGCGTGCATTTCGCGTCCATTTCGCGGCGCTTTTCCCTTCAACGCTGCAGGCGCGCCTCCACTTCATCGCGCTTCTTCCTGCCCACGAGCTGTTCGATCAGATGCAGGGCGAAGTCCATGGCCGTGCCCGGGCCGCGGGAGGTGATGACCTTGCCGTCCTGGACGACGGGGTCCTCCAGGTAGTCACCCACCTGGTCGGCGGTATCGTCGAGGAAACCGGGGAAGCTGGTGGCCTTTCGGCCCTTGAGCAGGCCGGCGGAGGCCAGCACCTTGGGGGCGGCGCAGATGGCGGCGGTGAACTTGCCGGAATCGGCCATCCGCTTGAGCAGCTCATCGACGCGATTGTCTTCCTGCAGATGGCTGGCACCGGGCATGCCGCCTGGCAGCACCACCATGTCAAAGTCATGATTCAGGGCTTCATCCAGGCCCATGTCCACGCCCAGGCGAATGCCGTGACTGCCGGTGACCGCGGTATTGTCGAGGCTGGCCACCACCACCTTGATGCCGCCACGGCGGAGCAGGTCGATGACCGTGACCGCCTCCAGTTCTTCACAGCCCTCCGCCAGCGGAACGAGTACCTGTTTGCTCATCGTCTTCCCCCTCGCTGAGTCGAATTGCGGCTGATACATCCCCGTCTTCGCCGATGCCGAGCAACTCCCGCATGGGAATCAGCCTGACACCGGTTTCCGTTTCGAGCCAGGGCAGGCGTCGCTGCAATACCTCAAGGGTTTCCGGATAGGGGTGGCCGATCACCACCGCCTGCCCGGTGATGTGCGCGATTCGGATGGCGCGATCCAGTTCCGCTTCGATCATCTCCACATCGCGCACCGCATCCAGAAACACATCCCGGGCGCCGGCTGGAACGGAGTGTTCCCGGGCAATGTCCAGGGCCACGCTGTCGGCCGTGGTTCGGCTGTCGACGAAGAACAGGCCGGCTTCCTGCAGCTCTTCCATCAACCAGGCCATGGCGCCGGGATGTCGGGTGAGCAGACTGCCCATGTGGTTGTTGACGCCCAGGGCCCCGGGCACCGAGGCCAGGCTGGCACGAAAGGTGGCACGGAAGGTGGGCTCATCCATGTCCATTTTCAGCCGGCCGGGGCCGAGCAGTTCATTGCGGGCCACCGCCTGCAGGGGAATGTGTAGCATCACCTCGTGCCCGTTGTCGCGGCAATGCCCCGCGAGGCGACGTGCGTGGGGTGTGTGGGGCAGAATGGCGCAGCTCAGTGGCACCGGCAGATCGGCCATGCCGATATCCAGGTCGATGCGATCCCCGAGATCGTCGATGATCAGGGCCAGACGAGGACTGTCCGCGGCCACCGGGACCGCGGACAGGAGCCATGTGAAACCGAAAAGAAGCGAAAGCGCTGTTGCCTTCACCGTCCCTCCGCCAGCTGACTTCGATTGAGGCCGCGCAGGACGCGCAGGGCTTCGCCCAGCTCCGCGTCATCCCCGTGGGCGGTGCTGTCCGGTTCCATCCCTCGCATCCATGCCGACATGGCCTTCTCACCCTGACGCGCGTCTTCACGCGGCGTGGCCTCGCCGTCACGCACCGTCAGATCGGGATGAACGCCCTGACCTTCAATGGCGCGACCGGACGGCGTCATGTAACGCGAAGTGGTCAACTTCATGGCGGAATTGTCCGGCAGCGGCATGATGGTCTGTACCGAACCCTTGCCGAAGGAGGTAGCCCCCATGACCACCGCGCGGTCATGGTCCTGCAGGGCGCCGGCGACGATCTCAGAGGCAGAGGCGCTACCCCGGTTGACCAGCACCACGATGGGCGCCCCCAGCATGATGTCGCCGCGTGATGCTTCGCGGGTGAAGCGGGCACTGCGGGTACGGCCTTCGGCACTGACGATCAGCCCTTCTTCCAGGAACAGGTCGGCGACTTCCACGGCGCCCCGCAGAATCCCGCCGGGATTGTTGCGCATGTCCAGGATGAGGCCGTTCAGGTGCCCGCCGTTCTCGGTGGTCATGGTGCCGATGGCCTCCCGGGTCTGGCGGCCCACCTGATCACGGAAGTGGGTGATGTTCACGTAGCCGATGCCCGGCTCCAGCAATTCATGACGTACGCTGCGGGTCTGGATGCGTTCCCGTACCAGTTCCACATCACGGGTTTCGGTCTCACCCTGCGGGAGAATGCCGAGCACGATGCGGCTGCCGGGCTCGCCTCGCATCAGCCGCACGGCCTCGTTCAGACTCAGCCCTTCCAGGCTGTCACCGTCCACGCTCAGGATGCGGTCACCGGCCTTGAGACCGGCCCGGGAGGCCGGTGTGTCCGCGATCGGGGCAATCACGGTAACCACGCCATCTTCCTGGGTCACTTCCAGTCCCAGGCCGCCATAGCGGCCGGAGGTGCCTTCCTGCATTTGGCGGAATTCCTCGGGATCCAGGAAGGCGGAATGATCATCCAGGCCCGAAAGCAGACCGCGAATGGCATGCTCCATCAGCTCCCGGTCATCGATGGGCTCCACATAGCCCTGACGCACACGCTCCAGCACTTCCGCCAGCATGCGGGCCTGTTCATAGGGAAGTTCGGCCGTGCGTTCACGGTCGGCCAGAACCCCGTGGGTCACGGAGACCAGGCTTCCGAGGAGGAAGCCCATCACCAGGACCAGGCCGGTACGGGCCTTGATGGACAGTGGATTCATTCGTTGCTCCGAGTCTTTGGCGTAATCAACACGCCCTTGTCACCTGATCTTACAGCGGCGGGCGATGGTCGCAAAGATTGGACTGCGCCGGCGATGCAGGGTTTCAGGCGGGGCCAGGGTCACTGGCGACCACAGAGATGCGTGGCGTCGAGTTGGCGACAGATGGGCCGCTAGCGATTGCGCAGCCAGCGATGCGGGTTGACCGGCTCGCGCCCGTTGCGGATCTCGAAATAGAGGCTGCTGGCGTCCCGCCCCCCGCTGTCACCCACACTGGCGATGACATCACCGGCATCCACCCAGTCCCCCACATCCTGATAGACCGCCTGATTGTGGCCGTAAAGACTCAGCCAGCCGTCGCCGTGGTCGATGATGAGGATCAGGCCATAATGCTGCAGCCAGCCGGAATAGGCCACGCGGCCATGGGAGACGGCGCGTACCTCGCTGCCGGCGCTGGCATCGATCACCATGCCACGCCAGCGCATGCGCCCACCGGCCCGGTCGTCATTGAAGCGACGGCTGACACGCCCCTCGGTCGGCCATGGCAGTTGCCCGCGCAGCTCGCCGAAAGGCCGTCCTTCGTGAAGCCGCGAGGGAATGTCTCCGAGCGTGTCCTGCAGGGAACGAATCAGTCGCTGGAGCTCGGCTTCGTCTTCCTCCAGGCGGGTCAGGCGCTGCCCCCGGTCCCGCAGCCGCTCCTCGATCCGCGCCACGGCGGCTTCCCGGTTCTCCCTTGTGGCTTCCATGGCATCCAGGGACTGGCGCTGGCGCGCTCTTGCCTGTGCCAGGTCATCCAGGGTCTCGTCCACGGCATCGGCCAGGCGTGCCAGTTCCCGGACATGTTCGGCGATCCGGCTGATGCGTTCGGTGCGGGCCCGGTTGAGATAGTCGTAATACACCAGCATGCGGCCAAAGGCGGCCGGGTCTTCCTGATTCAGCAACAATTTGATCTGTTCTTCCCGCCCGGTGCGATAGGCTCCCTGGATCTGTCGGGCGAGCGCATCCCGTTCCTGCTCGATGTCCCGTTCCCGTTCTCCGCGCTCCTGGCGCAAGGCGTTCAGGCGTTCCTCGTGGCGGCGAATGTCCCGCTCGGTCTGGCGCAGTTCGCGTCCCAGGCGGCCCACTTCCTCTTCTGCTGCCCGCAGCGCCTCGGAAGCGGAATCCCGCTGTCCCCGTTCCCGTTCCAGGGTCTGGCGCAGCTCATTGATGCGCTCCTGCAGGGCCTCAAGCTCCGCCTGGCGCTGGACGGCTTCATCCTGCGCCAACACCGACACCGGCAGGGCCGTCAGCAGGCACAGAAGCAAAAGCATCGATGAAAGGCGCCGGATGGGCATGGGAAAACCGGGTGCGCTCGCTGTGGTTCAGGGTTGCCGGGTATTGGAGCATACGGTGGGGGGGAATGGGAGGGGGGCACCCGCACTCGATTCGACACGGCACCCTCATCGTTGTCGTTGTCGTAATCGGCTTTTCACGAGCAGCGGCGAGCAACGAGCCACGAGCTAAAAGACGAAAACCTCGCCATGCCGGGTTTTATGGTTTTGCTCGTAGCTTTTCAAAAGCCGACAACGACAACGACTACGACTACGAAAAAAATCTTACCCCTTCAACCGCACCAGGTTCCGCCCCGTCATCTCTTTCGGCACCGGCTGGTCCATCAGGCTCAGCATGGTGGGGGCCAGGTCGCAGAGGCCGCCGTCGTCGAGCAGTTCGGCGTCGCGGCCGATGTAGACCAGCGGGACCGGGAAGGTGGTGTGGGCGGTGTGGGCCTGACCGGTGTCGGCGTCGCGCATCTTCTCCGCATTGCCGTGGTCGGCGGTGATCAGCATCTCGCCGCCGGCGGCCACGATGGCCTTCTCCAGACGACCGATGCAGGTGTCCAGTGTCTCAATGGCCTGGATGGCTGCCTCCATGTTGCCGGTGTGGCCGACCATGTCGGCGTTGGCGTAGTTGCTGATGATCAGATCGTAGCGGCCGGATTCGATGGCCTCCACCAGCTTGTCGGTCACCTCCGGTGCGCTCATCTCCGGCTTGAGGTCGTAGGTCTTCACATCCGGCGACGGCACCAGGATGCGGTCTTCTCCCTCGAAGGCGGTTTCCTCGCCGCCATTAAGGAAGAAGGTGACATGCGCATACTTCTCGGTCTCGGCGATGCGCAGCTGTTTCAGGCCTCGCTTGGCCGCGTACTCGCCCAGATTGTTTTCGGGCCGGGAGGGCGGAAAGGCCACCGGCAGGCCGAAGTCGGCCTGGTACTCGGTCAAGGTGACGAAACCCGCCAGATCCAGCAGTGGGCGTTCAAAGCCGTCGAAGTCGCGGGCGGTAAAGGCCTGGGTCAGTTCCCGCGCCCGGTCGGCGCGCCAGTTCATGAAAATCACGGCGTCGCCGTCCTTGACGGCTCCGTCCTCCCCGTCGATGCGGGTGGGGCTGACGAATTCATCGGATTCGTCGCGTGCGTAGGCCGCCTCCAGCCCGGCCAGGGCGGTCTCGGCCGTCTCGGCGGCCTGGCGGCCGGTCATCAGATCATAGGCCGCCTGCACCCGATCCCAGCGCTGATCCCGGTCCATGGCATAGAAGCGGCCCACCAGGCTGGCGATGCGCCCGCGGCCCACATCGGCGAAGACCGCCTCCAGCGCTTCGATTGAGGGCCGGGCGCTGCGCGGGGGCATGTCGCGGCCGTCCAGGATGGCGTGCACGAAAATCCTTTCGGCCCCGCGTTGGGCAGCAAGGCGGACCATGGCGTGAACATGGGATTCATGGCTGTGCACACCGCCGGGCGACAGCAGGCCGGTGACGTGAACCGCGCCCCCTCGGCGCACGGCCTCGTCCACGGCGGCGCAGAAGGCCTCTTTGTCGAAGAAACTGCCATCCTCGATGGCGCCGGAAATGCGCCCGAACTCCTGCTTGACCACCCGGCCGGCACCGATATTGATGTGGCCCACTTCCGAGTTGCCCATCTGCCCTTCCGGCAGGCCGACGCGCGGGCCCGAGGTATGAATGAGCGTATGCGGATACCGGCCGACGATGCGGTCCCAGTTGGGCGTATTGGCGCGGCGAATGGCGTTGTCGTCACTCTCGGGGGCATCGCCCCAGCCGTCGAGAATGACGAGCAGGATCGGTCGCTTGGTCTCGGGCATGGTGTCGTCTTCGGTGTGGTTGCGGGCAGAAGCGGCTCGCGGACCGGGCCCGCTTGCCGACAATCCCTTATTTTATTGAATTTGCGGTGATTTCGAAAGCCGGGGAGGCCGGCGCAGCGGCCATGAGGGCCCGGCTGCCCAGCCCTGTTATAATCCCGCCCTTCGTCCCCGGCCCGGGGTGGCCGGACATCGCGCACCGCCCGATTTCAGAGACCGCGACGTCATCATGGAAAAGCTGCTTGAATTCGCCAGTGAACACACCATTCTCGTACTGGCCCTTGTCACCGTTTTCGTTTTGTTCGTATTCAGCGAGATTCGCCGGGGCACCCGGCCCTTTCGCGATGTGGAACCGGGTCAGGCCACGCGCCTGATCAACGATGGTGCCGTGGTAGTGGATCTGCGCCAGCCGGATGCCTATCGCAATGGGCATATTGCGGGTGCCGCCAACTATCCGGGCGACCGCATCGAGGCCCATGTGGATGACATTCGCAAGCGTCTGAAGAAGGCCCACCAGCAGCCCCTTCTGGTGTACTGCGACACAGGCATGACCAGTGCCCGCCCGGCCACCTGGCTGGCCAGACAGGAACTGGGCGTTGAGGTGATCAACCTCAAGGGTGGCGTGACGGCCTGGCAACGGGAGAACCTGCCCCTCAAGAAGGGCTGAGGTGGAGTTGCATCATGGCTCAAGGCAGACACAAGCCGGTCACCATGTATCTTCGGCCCTCCTGTCCGTTCTGCCTCATGGCCCGCGAGCTGCTTGAGGCAAGACAGGTCGGCGTTGATGAGATCGACATCAATGTGGAACCCGAGCGGCGCGGCGAAATGATCGAGAAGTCCGGGCGGCGCACCGTGCCGCAGATCTTCATCAACGATGTGCCCATTGGCGGTTATGACGAACTGGCCGCACTGGCACGCAGTGGCCGTCTCGACGAGCTGCTGGGCCGAGACTGACATTCATTCTTGACACTACGCCAATTCGATTGGAGGAATCATGGCAGAACAGAACAACGCCAATGGGCAGGCCGGCGCCGCCCAGACCGCTGGACAGCAGGAAAAGAGCGTCAACATCCAGCGTATCTACGTGAAGGATTTTTCCTTCGAATCGCCCCAGTCGCCGGGTATCTTCACCACGGAAGGCTTCAAGCCCGAGTTCAACCTGAGTCTCGGCAGCCGTAGCAACAAGATCACCGACGAACTGTGGGAAGTGATCCTGGATGTTTCCGTCAAGGCCGAGCAGGACGGCAAGACCGTTTTTCTTGCCGAACTCCAGCAGGCCGGTCTGTTCAACATCAGCGGCTTTGAAGAAAGTGGCGATGAGATTGGCATGGTGCTGGGAGGCTTCTGCCCCGGTCAGCTTTACCCCTATGCCCGTGAGGTCATCAGCAACATGGTGGTGCAGGGCACTTTCCCGGCGCCTCAGCTTCAACCGGTGAACTTTGATCAGCTCTACCTGCGCCAGCGTCAGCAACAGCAGGAACAGGCCGGTGCCCAGCAGCCGGGCCAGGGACAGGCCTGATTACGGTGAGCCGAGTGCTCAAGGAGCCGATCGCGGTCCTGGGGGGCGGCGCCTGGGGAACGGCGCTGGCCATCCAGCTGGCCCGCAGTGGTCGCGCCGTCCGCCTGTGGGCGCGGGATCCGGCCCATGTGGCCGAGATGATCTCGGATCGGGAGAATCGCCGTCGCCTCCCCGGCGCGGCCTTTCCCGACAGCCTGCAGCCGGAGGCCGAGCTGACCGCCGCCCTGGCCGACAGCCGGGATGTGCTGATCGCCGTTCCCAGCCATGCCTTTCGCGAAACCCTGGAAGCCTTGCGGGCGAATCGCCCCGAAGGTTTGCGCCTGGCCTGGGCCACCAAGGGTTTCGAGCCCGGCACCGGCCGCCTGGCCGAGGCCGTTGTCGCCGAGGTGCTGGGTGAGGGTCTGCCCATGGCCGTCCTTACTGGCCCTACCTTTGCCGCCGAGGTAGGCCGGGGACTGCCCACCGCCATGACGGTGGCGTCGACCGATGCCACCTTCGCGGCCGACCTGGCCGATACCCTGCATGGCGATCATTTCCGGGCCTACACCAGCCCGGATCTGATCGGTGCCGAAGTGGGTGGCGCGGTGAAGAACGTCATCGCCATTGGTGCCGGCGTCTCGGACGGTCTCGGTTTCGGCGCGAATGCCCGGGTGGCGCTGATCACCCGCGGCCTGGCCGAGATGATCCGTCTGGGCGAGGCCCTGGGTGGCCAGCGTGACACCCTGACCGGCCTGGCCGGCATGGGCGACCTGGTTCTGACATGCACGGACGACCAGTCCCGCAACCGCCGTTTCGGACTGGCCCTCGCCTCGGGCAAGAGCGTGGACGAAGCCAGGGCCGAGATCGGCCTGGTGGAGGGCGCCATGGCCGCCGCCGAGGTCTGCCGCATTGGCGCCGGTCTGGGTATTGAGGTGCCCATCGCCGAACAGGTGCATGCCATGGTCGATCAGGGCGTGCCCCCCCTGGAGGCGGCCGAGCAGTTGCTCCGGCGTGAACGCAAGCCCGAATAGCGTCCGTCTAAGCCAGTCAGCCCCGACAGGCGCGACAGCCACCGTAGGAGCGGATTCATCCGCGATATCAATCCCTTCCCTGGCACGCCGCCATATCGAACCCCCCTGTAGGCGCGGATTCATCCGCGCAATGGCTGGAATCCGCCGCTCAATCGGTTTGAACGAGTGAATCGTGAAAGGCCGATTACGACTACGATTACGACAACGAGCGCCCCGGCACCCTCTACCGCCCCCACTCAGCACTCAGCACTCAGCACTCAGCACTCAGCACTCAGCACTCAGAACTCAGCACTCAGAACTCAGCACTCAGAACTCAGCACTCAGCACTCAGAACTCAGCACTCAGCACTCAGCACTCAGAACTCAGCACTCAGAACTCAGCACTCAGAACTCAGCACTCAGCACTCAGAACTCAGAACTCAGAACTCAGAACTCAGAACTCAGCACTCACCCAAACCCCTGCTGCCGCCACGCCTCATAAACGCAAACCGACACCGCATTGCCCAGATTCAGCGATCGATTGCCCGCCTTCATGGGCAGGGTGAGGCGGGCGGTGATGGCCGGGTGCTGCAGGATCACCTCGGGCAGGCCGCGGGTTTCGGGGCCGAAGAGGAAGGCGTCACCGGGCAAAAAACGGGATTCGAAGAAGGATCCGCTGGTCTTGCTTGACAGGGCAAACAGCCGGGTAGGCCGGTGGGTGTTGATGAAGGCCTCGAAGCTGGCGTGTTCGCTCACCGTGGCCTGGTCGCGATAATCAAGCCCGGCCCGGCGTAGCTGTTTTTCCGAGAGATCAAAGCCCAGCGGATGAATCAGGTGCAGGCGTGTGCCGGTATTGGCGGCCAGGCGCATGATGTTGCCCGTGTTGGGCGGAATTTCCGGTTGGTAGAGTACAATGTCGAACATTCAGCCACCTTCTTGTCTCCGGGCCGCCTTGGCCGGCGGGAGACCCGATTCAAAGTCTTAAGGTTTTCGGATGAGCCAGAGCACCCATCAAGCCCTTCCCGCCTCACTCGCCGTCGATTTCTGCGGCCTGAAACTGGATTCCCCGCTGGTTCTGCTGTCCGGCTGTGTCGGCTTTGGGGAGGAATATACGCGGGTGGCCGGTTTTTCCAATCGTGACGTGGGTGCCATCTGTCTCAAGGGCACCACCGGTGAGCCCCGTCTGGGCAATCCGCCCCATCGCATCTATGAAACCCCGGACGGCATGCTCAACGCCATCGGCCTGCAGAACCCCGGCGTGGATCATGTGGTGGACGAGATCCTGCCCGGCCTGGATTTTGACGAGACCCGTTTCATTGCCAATGTCTGCGGCTCCACCATCGAGGAATACGCCCGCGTGGCCCGGCGTTTCCATGAGTCGCCCATCGATGCCATGGAAATCAACATCTCCTGCCCCAACGTCAAGGAGGGCGGGGTGCAGTTCGGCAATGTGCCGGAAATGTCGGCGCGGGTCGTGGCCGCCTGTCGCGCCGAGACCGACAAGCCCCTGATCACCAAGCTCTCCCCCAATCAGACCGATATCGTCGAGAACGCCCGCCAGTGTATCGAGGCGGGCACGGATGCCTTCTCGGTCATCAATACCCTGTCCGGGATGGCCATTGATGCCGAATCCCGCCGCCCCATCATCGGCAATGTCCAGGGTGGCCTGTCCGGCCCCGCCATCAAGCCCATTGCCCTGCTCAAGGTGCACCAGGTCTATCAGGTGGCCGGCCCGGCCGGCGTGCCCATCATCGGCCAGGGTGGCGTTGCCAGCGCCACTGATGCACTGGAGTTCATCATTGCCGGTGCCTCGGCGGTGGGCGTGGGTACGGCACTGTTCTATGAGCCCCTGGCCTGCCGCAAGCTGAATGCCGGTATTGCCGATTATCTTGATCGTCATGGCCTGGCCAGCGTCGGTGAGCTGGTGGGTTCACTGCGCCTTCCCGGCTAGCACGGCACCCCGAAAGTCAAATTTTCTCCGATTTTTCCGCCTTTTGGGCACTTTTGTTTTACACTCCTTCAATAAGTGGATTATTATCTCCGGGAAATGAGACATCCGGATTAAGTTAAATCGATAGATTGCCGTCTCCGGGGGGTAGACTGGCACGGCAGGGACGCAGGGGCAGGCGAAGGCCTCCCCGCCGCGTTGCCGCTTGCCCCGTGGTTGTCATCAGGGACTGGATACCCTGACGACGACCCTGTCCGGATCAAGGCGCCATTGCGGACGCCCCGGGAGGTTTGCCCTGCTGTCCTTCTTCAACAAGAAAAAACGCGAACGCCGCCTGGCCGGTGTGGCCGTGAACCAGAACGCCGTCAGCCTGGCCTGCATTGAGCGCGGCGCGGGCGACATCCCCCGTCTTACTCTCGTTGCCCAGACCGGCCTGGCCGGGGAATCGCCGTGGGCGCGTCTGAAACGGATCAATGACGAGAAGGGTGTGGGGCGTTGCCGTACTTCCGTGCTGGTCACACCGGAGCAGTATCAGCTCATGCTGGTGGAAGCACCGGACGTGCCGCCGGAAGAGCTGCGCTCGGCCATACGCTGGCGCATCAAGGATCTGCTTCAGTTCCATGTGGATGACGCCACCATCGACGTGTTCGAGATTCCTGAGCAGAAAAGCCAGTCCGGCCGCCTCATGTACGCCGTGGCGGCCAGGACGCCGCGCCTGAAGGAAATCATCAAGGGCGTGGAAGGCACGGGCCTTGATCTGTCCATCATCGACCTGCCGGAGATGGCGGTGCGCAACGTGGCCGCTCTGCTGGATGGCGACGAACGCGGTCTGGCTTCCCTCTATCTGGGGGTGGATCGGGCCCTGATCGTCATCAGCCGCCAGGGAACGCTGTTTCTGGCCCGCAGTGTCGAGGTGGGTGAAGACCAGCTCGCCGCGGCCTCCGAAGACGAGCGCCCCCTGTTGCTGGAGAGTATCGCCCTGGAGCTGCAGCGTTCGATGGATTACTACGACAGTCATTTCCAGCAACCGCCGGTGGGCAGCATTGCCCTGATGCCCACTGCGGTGGATCTGCCCTTCGTGAATGAACATCTTCAGAGCAGTCTGGGCATCAACGTGCAGACCGTCGATCTCAATGAATTGCTGGAGTGCGAGGAGCCGATCGATCAGGCCATCCAGTCCCGCTGCCTGCTCGCGGTGGGCGCCGCCCTTCGGCGTGAGGAGGTGGCGCTGTGAACCAGAACATCAATCTCTATCAGCCCATCTTCCGGCGCCAGCGCAAGGTCTTCTCGGCGGAGACCATGCTCATGATGCTGGTGTTGATCATTGCCGGCATGACCGTGATCACATTCTGGAGTCAGTGGCGGTACAGTCAGCTGCAGAGCCAGCTGGATCAACTTGAGGCCCAGGAAACCCAGGCCCTGGAACGGCTGGCGTCCCTGGAGCGCACGCTGCCCAGGCGGGAGGAAAGCCCGGCCCTGCGGCGGGCCGTGGAAGCGGCGGAGCAGGACAGGGCACTCAAGCAGCGCGCCCTGGAGGTGCTGGACAATGGCGCCCTTGGGCAGCAGCAGGGATTCTCCGAGCACCTGGAAGCGCTCGGCCGGCAGCGGATCGAACCGGTGTGGCTCACGGGCATCCGCCTGCGGGAAGGTGGTCAGCAGCTGCGCCTGATCGGTCGCACCTGGGAAGCGGATCAGGTGCCGGTCTATCTGCAGCGCCTGTCACGCGAAACCGTCTTTGCGGGCACGGATTTCCGTACCATGGTCATTGAACGGGTGGAAACCCCGGATGGCGGCAGTGTGCTGGAATTCCGATTGTCCACGCGGGGCGAGAACGAGGAGGGTGGCTCGTGAAGGATCGCCTCTATCAAGTGCGGGATCGCATCGATGCCCTGAGCCTGCGTGAACGGGTGCTCATCTTCATGGCGGCGGCGGCCGTGCTGGCCTTCCTGTGGAATGCGGTGTTCATGGAGCCCCTCAATCAGCGGCGCGAACTGGCCCAGGAGCGGGTGGGCGACCTGCGCGATCGCATCCATCAGACCAATGACAGCATTGCCACCATCATCCGGGCCCGCGAAGGTGACCCGGATGCCCGCAATCGGGAACGCCTCGCCGCCTTGCAGGACGAGCTTTCCGCCCTGGACGGCCGTCTCGCCGCCCTGACCGGCGATCTCATCGAGCCCACCCGCATGGCCGTCATGCTTGAGCGCATTCTCGAACGCCAGCAGGGCCTGGAGTTGATTTCCCTGCGCTCCCTGGAACCCCGTCCGCTGTTGCGGGACGAGGAAATGGAAGGCCTGGGCAATATCTATCGTCACGGGGTACGCATGGAACTGCGCGGCGAGTACCGCGATGTGGTTCGCTATCTCAAGGCCCTGGAGGCGCTGGACGCCAATCTTTACTGGGGCAGCCTGCAGCTCGACATGGAAAGCTGGCCGCGCAACCGGGTCGTGCTGGTGGTGCACAGTCTGAGCCTGAGGGAGGACTGGATCGGTGTCTGATTCAATGCTCAATCCAATTCGCCTGCGCATCGTCAGTGGCCTCAGTCTGCTCATCCTGCTGATGCCCTCCTTGACCCTGGCCAGCAGCGTGGATGACCCCATGCGACCGCCCCAGGCACGCCAGGCGCAAACACCGACACCCCAGCCCAGCTGGGATCTGTCGTCCATACTGATCAGTGAGAACCGTCGTCTGGCCGTGGTCAACGACGAAATCGTGAAGGTCGGGGAGCGCGTAGGCGGTGCCCGGGTGGAGCAGATCGAAGCCGACCGTGTGGTGCTGCGCCGTGGCGAGCAGCGCATGGTCCTGACACTGCGGGCGGATCTTTCCATCAGTCGCCGTGAATCAAACTGAGAGTGCGAAGATGTCGAGGACAGGCATGAACAGCGTATTGAACAGGGCCGGCGGTCTGGTGATCTGCGGATCACTGTCCATGGTCATGGTGGCCTGTGCCACCCAGCCCTTTGGCGAGGACACCCGTGAACGCATGGACCAGGTGCTGGAAGACA
Above is a genomic segment from Natronospira bacteriovora containing:
- a CDS encoding NAD(P)H-dependent glycerol-3-phosphate dehydrogenase, giving the protein MSRVLKEPIAVLGGGAWGTALAIQLARSGRAVRLWARDPAHVAEMISDRENRRRLPGAAFPDSLQPEAELTAALADSRDVLIAVPSHAFRETLEALRANRPEGLRLAWATKGFEPGTGRLAEAVVAEVLGEGLPMAVLTGPTFAAEVGRGLPTAMTVASTDATFAADLADTLHGDHFRAYTSPDLIGAEVGGAVKNVIAIGAGVSDGLGFGANARVALITRGLAEMIRLGEALGGQRDTLTGLAGMGDLVLTCTDDQSRNRRFGLALASGKSVDEARAEIGLVEGAMAAAEVCRIGAGLGIEVPIAEQVHAMVDQGVPPLEAAEQLLRRERKPE
- a CDS encoding tRNA (cytidine(34)-2'-O)-methyltransferase, with amino-acid sequence MFDIVLYQPEIPPNTGNIMRLAANTGTRLHLIHPLGFDLSEKQLRRAGLDYRDQATVSEHASFEAFINTHRPTRLFALSSKTSGSFFESRFLPGDAFLFGPETRGLPEVILQHPAITARLTLPMKAGNRSLNLGNAVSVCVYEAWRQQGFG
- a CDS encoding dihydroorotate dehydrogenase encodes the protein MSQSTHQALPASLAVDFCGLKLDSPLVLLSGCVGFGEEYTRVAGFSNRDVGAICLKGTTGEPRLGNPPHRIYETPDGMLNAIGLQNPGVDHVVDEILPGLDFDETRFIANVCGSTIEEYARVARRFHESPIDAMEINISCPNVKEGGVQFGNVPEMSARVVAACRAETDKPLITKLSPNQTDIVENARQCIEAGTDAFSVINTLSGMAIDAESRRPIIGNVQGGLSGPAIKPIALLKVHQVYQVAGPAGVPIIGQGGVASATDALEFIIAGASAVGVGTALFYEPLACRKLNAGIADYLDRHGLASVGELVGSLRLPG
- a CDS encoding PilN domain-containing protein, which gives rise to MNQNINLYQPIFRRQRKVFSAETMLMMLVLIIAGMTVITFWSQWRYSQLQSQLDQLEAQETQALERLASLERTLPRREESPALRRAVEAAEQDRALKQRALEVLDNGALGQQQGFSEHLEALGRQRIEPVWLTGIRLREGGQQLRLIGRTWEADQVPVYLQRLSRETVFAGTDFRTMVIERVETPDGGSVLEFRLSTRGENEEGGS
- the gspM gene encoding type II secretion system protein GspM, whose translation is MKDRLYQVRDRIDALSLRERVLIFMAAAAVLAFLWNAVFMEPLNQRRELAQERVGDLRDRIHQTNDSIATIIRAREGDPDARNRERLAALQDELSALDGRLAALTGDLIEPTRMAVMLERILERQQGLELISLRSLEPRPLLRDEEMEGLGNIYRHGVRMELRGEYRDVVRYLKALEALDANLYWGSLQLDMESWPRNRVVLVVHSLSLREDWIGV